A region from the Stygiolobus caldivivus genome encodes:
- the ileS gene encoding isoleucine--tRNA ligase: MRPLTSKFDPLKSEEEILNYWNTNNIYKKLKEENNKLPRKFLFIDGPPYPSSPIPHIGTVWNKVIKDCILRYERLAGYRTYDQPGYDTHGLPIEVATEKQLGVQKKSDIIEKIGVANFVNKCRELALTNASALTQNFKNMGVFMDWDKPYYTLDNTYISNSWAVVKKAYEMGLLYKGVHVLHWCPRCETTLADYEVSEYKDLEDPSIYVKFKIKGSSNKYLVIWTTTPWTIPANVFVMINKDYEYAEVQVNNEILIIAKDRVKDVMKDAEISDYKIIRTFKGEELLGVEYDHPLRDLVPAQAKADGYHKVVDAGENVTLTDGTGLVHSAPGHGDIDFEIGKKYGMPVLMFVNDQGIYTEDAGKYKGKAVRSVAEEIINDLKSKNALLHAGKIVHRYPVCWRCKSPLILRAIEQWFIGVSKLKQELLSEIDNVNWVPEWGKTRIGNMVREIRDWVISRQRFWGTPLPIWVCQKCNNVIVVGSKEELKKVAISEVPEDLHRPWIDDVKVKCNKCGGEAVRVPDVADVWFDSGVAFFASLGEDWETKWKEIGPVDLVLEGHDQLRGWFFSLLRAGVILLNKAPYKSVLVHGFMLDEQGREMHKSLGNYVEPSQVVTKHGRDVLRLWLLRNTTWEDAKFSWKSLELTKRDLNIIWNVYVFASTYMNLDNFDPTMYSFESIKPYLKPEDKWLLSRYYRMLKDVSESMKDYKVHELANKVTSFITEDISRFYLRLTRKRAWNEANDPDKIAMYYVLYQALKGSLILLSTITPFIAERIYQDFVVDNLDSVSMERIPEIKEEFINKEIEEAFDLAKEIAEAGLNARAKAEIKLRWPIKEAFVFLISEQDRRIIGTITDVLRSMLNSKEVKVEGIEGYKRFSKIKASPNRGSIGPDFKRLSSKVVSYIEENSEAVANDIINKGVHEAVIEGQPIQLKVNHVNIVEETQPGYVSARFSKGVIVINKEISKEEEEEGIIRDIVRRIQFMRKELSLNVNDYIDLSIKAPEERVSTIQKWLNYIKEETRAKQVVIGEVKGNLIQDWEIEDETYTIGVSKA; this comes from the coding sequence ATAAGACCCTTAACTTCAAAGTTTGACCCCTTAAAGAGCGAGGAAGAGATATTAAACTATTGGAACACCAATAATATATATAAAAAACTTAAAGAGGAAAATAATAAGTTACCTAGAAAATTTCTATTTATTGATGGACCCCCATACCCATCTAGCCCAATACCCCACATAGGTACCGTATGGAACAAGGTAATTAAGGACTGTATATTGAGGTATGAGAGGCTGGCGGGATATCGTACTTATGATCAGCCTGGCTACGATACACACGGGTTACCTATCGAAGTCGCCACTGAAAAACAACTTGGGGTACAAAAGAAATCTGACATCATAGAAAAGATCGGTGTAGCTAATTTCGTAAATAAGTGTAGGGAACTAGCTCTTACTAACGCTTCCGCATTGACACAGAACTTTAAGAATATGGGAGTATTCATGGACTGGGACAAACCTTACTATACGTTGGACAATACTTATATCTCAAATTCATGGGCAGTAGTTAAGAAAGCGTATGAAATGGGCTTATTATATAAGGGGGTTCATGTACTTCATTGGTGTCCTAGATGCGAAACTACGCTGGCAGACTATGAAGTCTCAGAGTATAAAGACCTAGAAGACCCATCTATATACGTAAAGTTTAAGATAAAAGGTTCTTCCAATAAGTATTTAGTAATCTGGACTACGACACCATGGACCATTCCTGCTAATGTTTTCGTAATGATAAACAAAGATTACGAATATGCTGAAGTACAAGTTAATAATGAGATATTGATCATAGCTAAGGATAGAGTAAAAGATGTTATGAAAGATGCCGAGATATCCGATTATAAGATTATTAGAACTTTTAAAGGAGAGGAACTATTAGGTGTAGAGTACGATCACCCTCTGAGGGATCTTGTTCCAGCACAAGCTAAAGCTGATGGTTATCATAAAGTAGTTGATGCAGGGGAGAACGTAACACTGACCGACGGTACCGGCTTAGTTCATTCAGCACCAGGGCATGGGGATATTGATTTTGAGATCGGTAAAAAATATGGAATGCCTGTCCTCATGTTCGTTAATGACCAAGGTATATACACTGAAGACGCTGGGAAATATAAGGGTAAGGCAGTAAGGAGTGTAGCTGAAGAAATAATAAACGACTTAAAGTCTAAGAACGCCTTATTACACGCTGGTAAGATAGTTCACAGATACCCGGTTTGTTGGAGGTGTAAAAGCCCGCTTATATTAAGAGCAATAGAGCAATGGTTTATAGGTGTGTCAAAACTAAAGCAGGAGTTATTATCTGAAATAGACAATGTGAATTGGGTACCTGAGTGGGGAAAAACACGTATAGGGAATATGGTCAGAGAGATAAGGGATTGGGTTATAAGTAGACAAAGATTTTGGGGTACCCCATTACCTATATGGGTGTGTCAGAAATGTAACAATGTGATAGTTGTAGGGAGTAAAGAGGAACTAAAGAAAGTTGCTATTAGTGAAGTCCCAGAAGATCTTCACAGGCCGTGGATAGACGATGTAAAAGTTAAATGCAATAAGTGCGGTGGAGAAGCCGTAAGAGTACCTGATGTTGCAGATGTATGGTTTGATAGTGGTGTAGCATTCTTTGCAAGTCTAGGAGAAGACTGGGAGACTAAATGGAAAGAAATAGGCCCAGTAGATTTAGTGCTAGAAGGACATGACCAATTGAGAGGCTGGTTCTTCAGCCTTTTAAGAGCAGGAGTTATATTGTTAAACAAAGCACCATATAAGTCAGTCCTTGTGCACGGTTTCATGCTAGATGAACAAGGTAGAGAAATGCATAAGAGCCTCGGTAATTATGTTGAACCCTCTCAGGTGGTCACAAAGCACGGAAGAGATGTCCTTAGGCTGTGGTTGCTCAGAAACACCACGTGGGAAGATGCTAAATTCTCTTGGAAATCCCTAGAACTAACTAAGAGAGATCTTAATATTATATGGAATGTTTATGTGTTCGCTTCTACTTACATGAATCTTGATAACTTTGATCCTACAATGTATTCTTTTGAGTCTATAAAACCGTATCTGAAACCAGAAGATAAGTGGCTATTATCAAGATATTATAGGATGCTCAAAGACGTATCTGAATCTATGAAGGACTATAAAGTCCATGAATTAGCTAATAAGGTAACCTCGTTTATAACAGAAGATATAAGTAGATTTTATTTAAGGTTAACGAGAAAGAGGGCATGGAATGAAGCAAATGACCCTGATAAAATAGCCATGTATTACGTGTTATATCAAGCCCTTAAGGGTTCGTTAATTTTACTGTCTACTATAACGCCATTTATAGCTGAGAGGATTTATCAGGACTTTGTAGTAGATAATTTAGACTCTGTAAGTATGGAGAGAATTCCAGAAATTAAAGAGGAATTCATAAATAAGGAAATTGAAGAAGCTTTCGACTTAGCAAAGGAAATAGCTGAAGCTGGACTGAACGCTAGGGCAAAAGCTGAAATTAAACTAAGATGGCCCATTAAAGAAGCATTCGTATTCTTAATATCTGAACAAGATCGCAGAATAATTGGTACTATTACTGATGTACTCAGATCTATGCTGAACTCTAAGGAAGTAAAGGTAGAGGGCATAGAAGGATATAAGAGGTTTAGTAAAATAAAGGCATCACCAAATAGAGGGTCTATTGGCCCTGACTTTAAGAGACTCTCTTCTAAAGTCGTCTCCTATATTGAAGAAAATAGTGAAGCCGTAGCAAACGACATAATAAATAAGGGAGTTCACGAAGCCGTAATTGAAGGCCAACCTATACAGCTCAAGGTAAATCATGTCAATATTGTAGAGGAGACTCAGCCTGGATATGTGTCAGCAAGGTTTAGTAAAGGTGTTATAGTAATTAACAAAGAAATCAGCAAAGAGGAAGAGGAAGAAGGTATTATAAGAGATATCGTAAGGAGGATCCAGTTTATGAGAAAAGAACTATCGCTTAACGTAAACGATTATATCGACTTAAGTATAAAGGCTCCTGAAGAAAGAGTGTCTACTATCCAGAAATGGTTAAATTATATAAAAGAAGAGACTAGAGCTAAACAAGTGGTCATAGGAGAAGTTAAGGGCAATTTAATCCAAGACTGGGAGATAGAGGACGAGACATACACCATAGGAGTAAGTAAGGCTTGA
- a CDS encoding 50S ribosomal protein L22: MPNWSYPQLSIPEDRVARAVMRNVDSSVRDLYNVCKAIRGMRLKDAKAFLERVMREEEALPFWRYSHGASHKSNISEKWKVKSGRYPKKAVKYVLKVLQNAENNATSKGLDIDSVRIVHIAAHRGVTLKRYLPRAFGRATHKYKYTSHIEVVLAEVE, translated from the coding sequence ATGCCGAACTGGTCATACCCTCAATTGTCTATACCTGAAGACAGGGTTGCTAGAGCTGTAATGAGGAATGTTGACTCATCAGTGCGAGATCTCTACAACGTGTGTAAAGCTATAAGAGGTATGAGGTTAAAAGACGCCAAAGCCTTCTTGGAGAGGGTAATGAGAGAAGAGGAAGCATTACCTTTTTGGAGATATTCTCATGGAGCTTCTCATAAGTCTAACATTTCAGAAAAGTGGAAAGTAAAAAGTGGTAGATATCCTAAAAAGGCAGTAAAATACGTTCTTAAAGTTTTACAGAATGCTGAGAATAATGCAACAAGCAAAGGGCTAGACATTGATAGTGTAAGGATTGTTCATATAGCTGCTCATAGAGGTGTTACGTTAAAAAGATACTTGCCTAGGGCGTTCGGTAGAGCTACTCATAAGTATAAGTATACTTCTCACATAGAAGTAGTCTTAGCTGAGGTAGAGTGA
- a CDS encoding ribonuclease P protein subunit, with amino-acid sequence MDLIGAKVTILFYPDSFFLNKSGIIIDETYKTFIIDLNNGKRVRVLKENGIYAINFKGRFFVISGIKLVGKPEKRWM; translated from the coding sequence GTGGATCTTATAGGTGCTAAAGTCACTATTTTATTTTATCCGGACTCGTTTTTTCTTAATAAATCTGGAATTATAATAGATGAAACATATAAGACCTTTATTATTGACTTGAATAATGGAAAGAGAGTTAGGGTCTTAAAAGAAAATGGAATTTACGCGATAAACTTTAAAGGGAGGTTTTTTGTGATATCAGGGATTAAATTAGTAGGTAAACCTGAGAAAAGGTGGATGTGA
- a CDS encoding 30S ribosomal protein S3, translated as MVLIKKYFLQKSMVKVKVDEYLAKQFYNAEYAGVDIIKTPIGTRVVIYAGRPAFIIGKQGKTIKQLAQILEKLFGLENPQITVTTVENPELNARVMAFRLAIALEKGYHFRRAAFITIRRIMKAGAYGAEVVVSGKLTTERAKYEKLKEGVVYKSGQQLEKIVDRAIAVAMLKPGVFGVEVVITKPIRSIDKIEIRERPRGGEEGGTVTVTNVSFIDDNKGGS; from the coding sequence ATGGTCTTAATAAAGAAATATTTCCTTCAAAAATCAATGGTAAAGGTAAAAGTAGATGAGTATCTAGCAAAACAATTTTATAATGCTGAATATGCTGGGGTAGATATCATAAAGACTCCTATAGGAACTAGAGTAGTCATATATGCAGGTAGGCCAGCTTTTATTATAGGTAAGCAAGGAAAGACGATAAAACAACTGGCTCAAATTTTAGAAAAACTATTCGGTCTTGAAAACCCTCAGATAACCGTTACTACGGTTGAAAACCCAGAACTTAATGCACGAGTTATGGCGTTTAGGCTGGCTATAGCTCTAGAAAAAGGCTATCATTTCAGGCGAGCTGCATTCATAACTATTAGAAGGATTATGAAGGCAGGCGCATATGGTGCTGAGGTAGTAGTCAGCGGAAAGCTAACTACTGAAAGGGCTAAATACGAGAAGCTCAAGGAAGGTGTTGTATATAAGAGTGGTCAACAACTTGAAAAAATTGTAGATAGAGCAATTGCAGTAGCTATGTTAAAACCCGGTGTGTTTGGTGTCGAGGTAGTTATAACTAAGCCTATTAGGAGTATTGATAAAATTGAAATAAGAGAGAGACCTAGAGGAGGAGAAGAGGGAGGAACAGTTACTGTAACTAATGTAAGTTTTATTGATGATAATAAGGGTGGTAGTTGA
- a CDS encoding putative RNA uridine N3 methyltransferase, producing the protein MIFPFPRRKKLSVVLFLSIFDVESTLAEITIKLSNVLRALAEFRVSEVIWVYEFKEEKKKWNIVRDITEYALTPPYLKKYIPKKDSLSKAGLLQPLNIPSHIITPEFVEGEIRINRKGNIGLAVNKVPKSKYAIVTDSLNKDVCSYPFYPYYSGFAYKVLSYSKFLEKFSKIDNVILGSRSGVNLRTVEDKIKKTYEEKGIYLVIGPPKHGILKDFIEFNWLIVNFITKQGVKDVRAEEALYASLTLLNFILDS; encoded by the coding sequence TTGATTTTTCCTTTTCCTAGAAGAAAGAAACTTTCAGTTGTCTTATTTCTCTCAATATTTGATGTAGAGAGCACTCTAGCAGAGATTACAATTAAGCTATCTAATGTATTACGAGCTTTAGCTGAGTTTAGAGTGAGTGAAGTAATCTGGGTATATGAGTTTAAAGAGGAGAAAAAGAAGTGGAATATTGTTAGAGACATTACAGAATATGCACTAACACCACCTTACTTGAAAAAATATATTCCCAAGAAGGATTCTCTATCTAAGGCAGGCCTCTTACAGCCTCTTAATATTCCCTCACATATAATAACGCCTGAATTCGTCGAAGGGGAGATTAGAATTAATAGAAAGGGAAATATAGGTTTAGCTGTTAATAAAGTACCTAAATCTAAGTATGCTATAGTTACGGACAGTCTTAACAAGGATGTGTGTTCTTACCCGTTTTACCCCTATTATTCGGGTTTTGCCTATAAGGTTCTTTCTTATAGTAAGTTCTTGGAAAAGTTTAGTAAAATTGATAATGTAATTCTAGGTAGTAGGTCTGGCGTAAATTTGCGGACAGTAGAGGATAAGATTAAAAAGACGTACGAGGAGAAGGGAATTTATTTAGTGATCGGCCCCCCGAAGCATGGTATACTGAAGGATTTTATAGAGTTTAATTGGCTTATCGTAAACTTCATCACTAAGCAAGGGGTAAAGGACGTAAGAGCTGAGGAAGCGCTATATGCCTCTTTAACCTTACTTAACTTTATACTGGATTCATAA
- the leuB gene encoding 3-isopropylmalate dehydrogenase — protein MSFTVALIQGDGIGPEIVSKSKTILAKLNELYSLPINYIEVEAGDRALARYGDALPKESLKVIDKADMILKGPVGESAVDVVVKLRLMYDMYANLRPAKSLPNVESKYANVDILVVRENTEDLYKGFEYVASEGVAIGMKVITWKASVRIAQVALNESLKRKKKVTCVHKSNVMRITDGLFAEACRSVLKGKVDYSEMYVDAAAANLVRNPSMFDVIVTENVYGDILSDEAGQIAGSLGISPSANIGDNKALFEPVHGAAFDIAGKNIANPTAFLLSVAMMLDRMYDLSKEEKYIRAANALRNAIYKVYQEKKSLTPDVGGNSTTDDIVSVISQYLS, from the coding sequence ATGAGCTTTACAGTAGCTTTAATCCAAGGAGATGGTATAGGACCAGAAATAGTCTCTAAATCTAAAACAATTTTAGCTAAACTAAATGAGTTATATTCTCTACCAATAAACTATATAGAAGTAGAAGCAGGAGATAGAGCTTTAGCCAGATACGGAGACGCTTTACCTAAGGAAAGCCTTAAAGTTATAGATAAGGCGGATATGATACTAAAAGGTCCAGTAGGAGAGTCGGCAGTAGATGTTGTAGTTAAATTACGGTTAATGTATGATATGTACGCTAATTTAAGACCCGCAAAGTCTCTACCTAATGTCGAAAGTAAGTACGCAAATGTAGATATACTTGTAGTCAGAGAAAATACAGAAGATTTATACAAGGGTTTTGAGTATGTAGCATCTGAGGGTGTAGCTATAGGGATGAAAGTTATAACATGGAAGGCTTCTGTAAGAATAGCGCAAGTCGCTTTAAATGAATCATTAAAGCGTAAGAAGAAAGTTACTTGTGTACACAAGTCGAACGTAATGAGAATTACGGACGGACTTTTTGCCGAAGCATGTAGAAGCGTGTTGAAAGGCAAAGTTGACTATTCAGAGATGTATGTGGATGCGGCTGCAGCTAATCTAGTAAGAAACCCCAGCATGTTTGATGTAATAGTTACTGAAAATGTATATGGTGATATACTAAGTGATGAGGCTGGTCAGATAGCAGGTAGTCTAGGGATTTCTCCATCTGCAAACATAGGAGATAACAAAGCATTATTTGAGCCTGTGCATGGTGCAGCGTTTGATATAGCTGGAAAGAATATAGCTAATCCTACTGCGTTTTTACTGTCCGTAGCTATGATGTTGGATAGAATGTATGACCTTTCTAAGGAAGAGAAATATATTAGGGCTGCTAATGCGTTACGTAATGCTATATACAAAGTGTACCAAGAGAAGAAGAGCTTAACTCCTGATGTAGGTGGAAATTCAACTACTGATGATATTGTAAGTGTAATTTCTCAGTATCTAAGTTAA
- a CDS encoding 50S ribosomal protein L14, protein MPEKLNVLGSRKGFTPALQHNSRVVVADNSGAKEAMIIGVYGYRGVLRRVPFANIADLVMVSVKRGTPEVRKQKFKAVIVRQRMPFRRPDGTWISFEDNAVVIVNPDGTPKGTEIRGPIAREAAERWPKVASIATMVI, encoded by the coding sequence ATGCCCGAGAAGCTGAATGTTTTAGGAAGCAGGAAAGGGTTCACTCCCGCATTACAGCATAATAGTAGAGTAGTAGTCGCTGATAACAGCGGAGCTAAAGAGGCTATGATAATCGGAGTTTATGGATATAGAGGTGTCCTGAGGAGAGTGCCTTTTGCTAATATAGCGGATCTTGTAATGGTAAGCGTAAAAAGAGGTACGCCTGAGGTTAGAAAACAGAAATTTAAGGCTGTAATAGTGAGACAGAGAATGCCGTTCAGAAGGCCAGACGGCACATGGATTTCTTTTGAGGATAATGCTGTCGTTATAGTTAATCCAGATGGTACTCCTAAGGGTACAGAGATTAGAGGCCCCATAGCTAGAGAAGCAGCTGAAAGATGGCCTAAAGTAGCTAGTATTGCTACGATGGTGATTTGA
- the rpmC gene encoding 50S ribosomal protein L29 has protein sequence MVLNPKELKDKDTKELLEQLKELQSQLLRLKAESRLGTLKNTASIRNTRKDIARIMTILAEKKRGINKSPSEEKAEAKK, from the coding sequence ATGGTGTTAAATCCTAAGGAACTGAAAGACAAAGATACTAAAGAGTTATTGGAACAATTAAAAGAACTTCAATCACAGTTATTAAGGCTAAAAGCTGAGTCAAGACTAGGGACTCTTAAGAATACTGCATCAATTAGAAATACACGAAAAGATATAGCAAGAATAATGACAATTTTAGCAGAGAAAAAACGAGGTATCAATAAGTCTCCAAGTGAAGAGAAGGCGGAGGCCAAGAAATAG
- a CDS encoding 30S ribosomal protein S19 yields the protein MSIEYPPEWKKFKYRGKSLDELLNMSMDEFIKLLPSRQRRSLVRGFSDRQRRLLEKIRKHSREGKYNKVIKTHVRDMIILPEMVGLRFAVYNGKEYVEFQVMPEMIGHYLGEFSITTKKVEHGEPGLKATRSSLFLAMKG from the coding sequence GTGTCGATTGAATATCCACCTGAATGGAAAAAATTCAAATATAGGGGTAAATCGTTAGATGAATTGTTGAATATGTCTATGGACGAGTTTATAAAGCTTTTACCTTCGAGGCAAAGGAGATCTTTAGTTAGAGGTTTTTCTGATAGGCAAAGGAGACTTTTGGAAAAAATTAGAAAACATTCGAGAGAAGGAAAATATAATAAAGTCATAAAGACTCATGTTAGGGATATGATAATTTTACCTGAAATGGTAGGATTGAGATTTGCTGTATATAACGGAAAGGAATATGTTGAATTTCAAGTTATGCCTGAGATGATAGGTCATTACTTGGGAGAATTCTCGATAACCACAAAGAAGGTAGAGCATGGAGAGCCTGGACTAAAAGCAACCAGATCAAGCCTATTCCTAGCTATGAAGGGATGA
- the rpl4p gene encoding 50S ribosomal protein L4 has product MYIELESKKVPVLDLQGNKIEEIELPKFFSYPVRKDLIRRVFISEFTRSLQPKGRDPMAGRRTSALSFGINLGLARVPRVKQSGEAALAPNTVGGRLAFPPTPEKRIVEEVNEKEKKLAIISALSATTIPDFVAMRGHKFTASYLPIIVTDELEKVDRTKSLYKEIFPKLGIAEDIERVKERIRIRSGKGKMRGRRYKRSKGPLIIVSNAHSPLIQAGSNIEGVDVVSANLVSVIHLAPGGHPGRLTIYTKSAIDILSKRLQGRVIA; this is encoded by the coding sequence ATGTACATAGAACTAGAATCAAAAAAGGTACCTGTACTCGATTTACAAGGTAATAAGATAGAAGAAATAGAGCTACCAAAATTTTTCAGTTACCCTGTAAGAAAAGATCTAATAAGGAGAGTTTTCATCTCAGAGTTCACTAGATCTTTACAGCCTAAAGGAAGAGATCCAATGGCAGGTAGAAGAACCTCTGCGTTAAGCTTTGGAATAAATCTTGGACTAGCTAGAGTACCCAGAGTAAAGCAGAGTGGAGAAGCTGCATTAGCACCAAATACTGTTGGTGGAAGATTAGCTTTTCCGCCTACACCAGAAAAAAGAATAGTTGAAGAAGTAAATGAAAAGGAGAAAAAATTGGCAATAATAAGCGCGTTGTCTGCTACTACTATTCCTGATTTTGTAGCAATGAGGGGCCATAAGTTCACTGCCTCATATTTACCAATAATTGTTACTGACGAGTTAGAAAAAGTAGATAGAACTAAGTCTTTATATAAGGAAATATTTCCTAAGTTAGGTATTGCTGAAGACATAGAAAGAGTTAAAGAAAGGATTAGAATTAGATCTGGAAAAGGAAAGATGAGGGGAAGAAGATATAAAAGATCTAAAGGTCCGCTTATAATAGTTTCAAATGCTCATTCACCTTTAATTCAAGCTGGTTCGAATATCGAAGGAGTAGATGTCGTATCTGCAAATCTCGTAAGTGTCATTCATTTAGCCCCTGGCGGGCATCCAGGTAGGTTAACAATATATACGAAATCAGCTATCGATATCTTGTCTAAAAGATTACAAGGGAGAGTGATAGCATGA
- a CDS encoding 50S ribosomal protein L23, with translation MIIKEFLATEKAIKLLEAQNTLTVLVDRNATKAEIKKELENLFNVKVEKVNTLITPLGEKKAYVKLKKEFNASEIAHKLGIL, from the coding sequence ATGATAATTAAGGAGTTCCTAGCCACAGAAAAGGCGATAAAGCTACTTGAGGCTCAGAACACGCTTACCGTACTGGTAGATAGAAATGCTACAAAAGCCGAGATTAAGAAAGAGTTAGAAAATCTTTTTAATGTAAAAGTAGAAAAGGTCAATACTTTAATTACGCCTTTAGGAGAGAAAAAGGCTTACGTTAAACTTAAGAAAGAATTTAATGCAAGTGAAATAGCTCATAAGTTGGGTATTTTATAA
- a CDS encoding 50S ribosomal protein L3: MGHRKLSSPRRGSAALRPRKRSSEFLPTPKSWPYIQSNEPKLLGFIGYKVGMTHIFMIDDKQTSPNYGKEIYVPVTIIETPPIIPVALRAYYIDSKGEPSVLTEYWGELDEKVRKILSERKINKLNIDKEKMKSKLDNISNNIQKIVALRVLAVTQPYLIPSLGKKKPDVAEIQIGGGNNIKQQLDYALSVLGKEVQVKNVFREGQLIDIIGVTKGKGFQGVIKRYSVVELPRWHKHRKGSRKIGARGPSISTPSYTPQPGQMGFHRRTEYNKRVLKIGDDPKEINPAGGFVNYGIVKNTYLVIEGSTLGSKKRPLFLRYPIRPTWSPQSAPKITYVNLASQQG; the protein is encoded by the coding sequence ATGGGTCATCGTAAGTTATCCTCGCCAAGACGTGGTTCAGCAGCTTTGCGCCCCAGAAAGAGGTCTAGTGAATTCCTCCCGACTCCTAAGAGCTGGCCGTATATACAGTCTAATGAGCCGAAGCTTTTGGGCTTTATCGGTTACAAGGTAGGAATGACGCATATATTTATGATTGATGATAAGCAAACATCCCCCAATTATGGTAAAGAGATTTATGTTCCGGTCACTATTATTGAAACTCCTCCAATAATTCCAGTCGCTCTGAGAGCGTACTATATTGACTCTAAAGGCGAACCTTCAGTTTTAACGGAATATTGGGGAGAGTTAGACGAAAAAGTAAGGAAGATATTAAGCGAGAGAAAGATAAATAAGCTAAATATTGATAAGGAAAAAATGAAATCTAAACTAGATAATATATCAAATAATATACAAAAGATAGTGGCATTAAGAGTGCTAGCTGTAACTCAACCCTATCTGATACCTTCATTAGGAAAGAAGAAGCCAGACGTTGCGGAGATTCAGATAGGAGGTGGTAATAATATAAAGCAACAACTCGATTATGCCTTATCCGTTCTTGGTAAAGAAGTCCAAGTTAAAAACGTGTTTAGAGAAGGACAATTAATTGATATCATAGGTGTAACTAAAGGTAAAGGTTTCCAAGGAGTGATAAAGAGGTATAGTGTAGTCGAGCTACCTAGATGGCATAAGCATAGGAAAGGTAGTAGAAAAATTGGTGCCAGAGGTCCTTCAATTTCCACTCCGAGTTATACGCCTCAGCCAGGTCAGATGGGCTTCCACAGAAGGACAGAGTATAATAAAAGGGTACTTAAAATAGGAGATGATCCTAAAGAGATAAATCCTGCTGGTGGATTCGTAAATTACGGGATAGTTAAAAATACATATTTAGTTATTGAAGGGTCTACATTAGGAAGTAAGAAAAGGCCTCTATTCCTTAGATATCCTATAAGGCCTACGTGGTCCCCTCAATCCGCGCCTAAAATCACTTATGTAAATCTTGCAAGTCAACAAGGGTGA
- a CDS encoding 50S ribosomal protein L2: MGKKLLQQRAGRGGINFRSPSWRRVGAARYPNIVGDHKGKVIDILHNPGVNAPVAKIKLDSGETFYTPAVQGLTVGQVIQIGSNAPVSNGNIVEVGNLPEGTVVCNVEKTRGDGGKFARSAGAYATIIGRSGDKVLVKLTSEKIVQVTASARATVGIIAGGGVTEKPLLKAGNNYWKNKVKAKKWPHVRGVAMNVVSHPHGGGLHQSVSRPSTVSRNAPPGRKVGHIAARRTGRREGA, encoded by the coding sequence ATGGGTAAGAAATTACTTCAACAGAGAGCTGGACGTGGAGGAATAAACTTTAGGAGCCCGAGCTGGAGAAGAGTAGGAGCCGCTAGGTATCCTAATATAGTAGGGGATCATAAAGGTAAGGTTATAGATATATTACATAATCCTGGCGTAAACGCGCCGGTTGCTAAAATAAAGTTAGATTCAGGAGAGACTTTTTATACGCCAGCTGTTCAAGGGCTTACTGTAGGACAAGTGATCCAGATAGGAAGTAACGCTCCAGTGAGTAACGGTAATATAGTTGAAGTAGGTAATCTACCTGAAGGAACTGTAGTTTGTAATGTGGAAAAAACCAGAGGAGATGGGGGTAAATTTGCTAGATCGGCTGGTGCGTATGCTACGATAATTGGAAGAAGCGGAGATAAGGTATTAGTGAAGCTTACCTCAGAAAAGATAGTTCAAGTTACTGCTTCTGCGAGGGCTACTGTAGGGATTATAGCTGGTGGCGGTGTTACTGAGAAACCGTTACTAAAAGCGGGAAATAATTACTGGAAGAATAAAGTTAAAGCTAAAAAATGGCCTCATGTTAGGGGAGTAGCTATGAACGTTGTTTCACACCCTCATGGCGGAGGATTACACCAGAGCGTAAGCAGACCCTCAACAGTTTCAAGGAATGCACCGCCAGGTAGGAAGGTCGGGCATATAGCAGCTAGAAGAACTGGAAGGCGTGAAGGAGCATGA
- a CDS encoding 30S ribosomal protein S17 — protein MGKKGQAAKSVGIEGIELPSKLCDDQNCPFHGSLRVRGLILDGILTKFRATRTGVVEREYLYYNTKYKRYERRKSKIHVHIPACLDVKEGDKVIIGETRPIAKSVSFVVLGKSR, from the coding sequence ATGGGTAAAAAAGGTCAGGCAGCTAAAAGCGTTGGAATAGAGGGAATAGAACTTCCTTCAAAGTTATGTGATGATCAGAACTGTCCGTTCCATGGGAGTTTAAGAGTAAGGGGATTAATCCTAGATGGTATACTAACCAAATTTAGGGCTACAAGAACTGGAGTGGTAGAAAGAGAGTATTTGTATTATAACACTAAGTATAAAAGGTACGAGAGACGTAAGAGCAAAATTCACGTTCACATACCTGCTTGTCTTGATGTTAAAGAAGGAGATAAAGTTATTATTGGGGAAACTAGACCAATTGCTAAATCAGTTTCGTTTGTAGTACTTGGAAAATCAAGGTGA